In one window of Nakamurella sp. PAMC28650 DNA:
- a CDS encoding CCA tRNA nucleotidyltransferase: protein MSATDPPASGLTALQRAAVTELLRVFPVADELGRRFAKAGHELHLVGGSVRDALLGWLGNDLDFTTDARPEQILMLVKGWAESTWDTGIAFGTVGVVKKGLQLEITTFRTDQYDGESRNPSVTFGDSLAGDLLRRDFAVNALAVSLPDHRFTDPFGGLAQLAEGVLDTPGTPEKSFNDDPLRMLRAARFAAQLAFTPAVRVVEAMTAMATQIDRITPERIAAELSKLLLAQHPRLGLTLLTRTGLAARVLPELPALMLERDEHHQHKDVYEHSLTVLEQAIALEEDGPDLTLRLAALLHDIGKPATRRFTDGGGVSFHHHEVVGKKLVRKRMRELKYPKALTEDVADLTFLHLRFHGYGDGRWTDSAVRRYVTDAGPLLPRLNKLVRADCTTRNRRRQQSLQRSYDDLEARIVALAASEDLARVRPDLDGNAIMELLGVGPGPVVGRAWAFLKELRLEHGPMDRDAAEAALFRWARDEGLLGGDGAGGSDPT from the coding sequence GTGTCTGCCACCGATCCGCCTGCATCTGGTCTCACCGCATTGCAGCGGGCGGCGGTCACCGAGTTGCTCAGGGTGTTCCCCGTCGCCGACGAACTCGGTCGCCGCTTCGCGAAGGCCGGCCACGAGTTGCATCTGGTCGGTGGATCCGTCCGGGACGCCCTGCTCGGCTGGCTCGGCAACGATCTCGACTTCACCACCGACGCCCGCCCGGAGCAGATTCTGATGCTGGTCAAGGGCTGGGCGGAGTCGACCTGGGACACGGGTATCGCCTTCGGCACGGTCGGAGTGGTGAAGAAGGGGCTCCAGCTCGAGATCACCACGTTTCGCACCGACCAGTACGACGGCGAGTCCCGCAACCCGTCGGTCACCTTCGGCGACTCGCTGGCCGGCGACCTGCTGCGGCGTGACTTCGCCGTGAACGCGCTGGCGGTCTCCCTCCCGGATCACCGGTTCACCGATCCGTTCGGTGGGCTGGCGCAGCTCGCCGAGGGGGTCCTGGACACGCCGGGCACGCCGGAGAAGTCGTTCAACGACGACCCGCTGCGGATGCTCAGGGCCGCCCGGTTCGCCGCCCAGCTGGCCTTCACCCCGGCCGTGCGGGTCGTCGAGGCGATGACGGCGATGGCCACCCAGATCGACCGCATCACCCCCGAACGCATCGCCGCCGAACTGTCCAAGCTGCTGCTGGCGCAGCATCCGCGCCTCGGATTGACCCTGCTGACCCGCACGGGGCTGGCCGCCCGCGTGCTGCCCGAGTTGCCGGCGCTGATGCTCGAACGAGACGAGCACCACCAGCACAAGGACGTCTACGAACACTCGCTGACGGTGCTCGAGCAGGCCATCGCGCTGGAGGAGGACGGGCCCGACCTGACCCTGCGACTGGCCGCTCTCCTCCACGACATCGGGAAGCCGGCCACCCGACGCTTCACCGATGGCGGCGGGGTGAGCTTCCACCACCACGAGGTGGTCGGCAAGAAGCTGGTCCGCAAGCGGATGCGGGAATTGAAGTACCCCAAGGCCTTGACCGAGGACGTCGCCGACCTGACCTTCCTGCACCTGCGTTTTCACGGCTACGGGGACGGGAGGTGGACGGATTCGGCGGTCCGGCGCTATGTCACCGACGCAGGGCCGCTGCTGCCGAGGCTGAACAAACTGGTGCGCGCCGACTGCACGACCCGTAACCGCCGCAGGCAGCAGTCCCTGCAGCGTTCCTACGACGATCTGGAGGCCAGGATCGTCGCCCTTGCCGCTTCGGAGGACCTGGCCAGGGTGCGCCCGGACCTGGACGGCAACGCGATCATGGAGCTGCTCGGAGTCGGGCCCGGTCCGGTGGTCGGCCGGGCCTGGGCCTTCCTCAAGGAACTCAGGCTCGAACACGGGCCCATGGATCGTGATGCGGCCGAGGCCGCGCTGTTCCGCTGGGCGCGCGACGAGGGGCTGCTCGGTGGTGACGGCGCCGGCGGCAGTGATCCGACCTGA
- a CDS encoding diguanylate cyclase codes for MAHPSHLPPQRVPLQRGAPCAPDPDLPTPAQLEAITATLRAIPMAAVAHTLSYRLLSANDDCTTLLELSADICGRPVGDFMPAADLGTALDTARSILSASLDDTALDEILLGDTVLHETVLGDTVLGDTVPGGIEAPDDSASEARIPPEAAGRPTSSLRRLISGNGRELTCWLHVGIATISGYRCFVACIDLVNPVLSQAHRWRHRAEHDELTGLRRRGTLLDQVAQWIDSHRTVMLAFLDIDNFKSINDTHGHAAGDHVLVTLARRLEQHAPPGCMAGRLSGDEFVLSHAVGGLDDHDAGPTNAHREADRLRLLAVGLRCVAEPIAWGEHLLMISISVGVTISEPGEDPATLLSRADDAMYAQKAGSVRQLR; via the coding sequence GTGGCCCACCCCTCTCACCTCCCGCCGCAGCGCGTCCCGCTGCAACGGGGTGCGCCGTGTGCGCCGGATCCGGACCTCCCGACTCCCGCTCAGCTCGAGGCCATCACGGCCACCCTGCGGGCGATCCCGATGGCGGCCGTCGCCCACACGCTTTCGTATCGACTGTTGTCGGCCAACGACGACTGCACGACGCTGCTCGAGCTCTCGGCCGACATCTGCGGACGCCCGGTCGGTGATTTCATGCCGGCGGCGGACTTGGGGACCGCTCTGGACACCGCCCGCTCCATCCTGTCCGCGTCGCTGGACGACACCGCACTGGACGAGATCCTGCTGGGCGACACCGTGCTGCACGAGACCGTGCTGGGCGACACCGTGCTGGGCGACACCGTGCCGGGCGGGATCGAGGCGCCGGACGATTCCGCCTCGGAAGCCAGGATCCCGCCGGAAGCGGCGGGTCGGCCGACCAGCTCCCTCCGGCGTCTGATCTCCGGGAACGGCCGCGAGCTGACCTGCTGGCTGCACGTCGGAATCGCGACCATCAGCGGTTACCGCTGCTTCGTCGCCTGCATCGATCTGGTCAACCCCGTGCTCTCCCAGGCTCATCGCTGGCGGCATCGCGCCGAACACGACGAGCTCACCGGGCTCCGGCGGCGGGGCACCCTGCTCGACCAGGTGGCACAGTGGATCGACTCCCACCGCACGGTGATGCTGGCGTTCCTGGACATCGACAACTTCAAGTCGATCAACGACACCCACGGACACGCCGCCGGCGATCACGTGCTGGTCACCCTGGCCCGGCGGCTGGAGCAGCACGCCCCGCCCGGTTGCATGGCGGGACGACTGTCCGGCGACGAGTTCGTGCTGAGTCACGCCGTCGGAGGACTCGACGACCACGACGCGGGCCCGACGAACGCCCACCGCGAGGCCGACCGGCTCAGGCTGCTGGCCGTCGGGCTCCGTTGCGTGGCCGAACCGATCGCATGGGGCGAGCACCTGTTGATGATCTCGATCAGCGTGGGTGTGACGATCAGCGAGCCCGGGGAGGACCCGGCGACCCTGCTCTCCCGTGCGGACGACGCGATGTACGCCCAGAAGGCCGGCTCGGTGCGGCAGCTGCGCTGA
- a CDS encoding bifunctional diguanylate cyclase/phosphodiesterase → MTKLPIWKLVFGLGPLAIAGYFFIPGVVGKDLAYSVVGIASTVVMLVGLRLHRPAALRGWHLVVGANACFVIGDLVQNYYDVVLATDAPVPSLADVVYLAGYPLLFVGVHLISRNSRAAGGRDTWTDAAVVCVGALGLTWHFLMGPTLRAAPSDVNPVISRDHDILAKLVTLAYPMMDLAVLCVVVGAVLRGTARLTSDRLLVAAVGVMLISDFGYDLQLLHGGYGPASPVNAGFLLNYVLMAAAATHPSIALARTAPEQQDPQRWRWLPLVAGAAFVSPLIVLIDSLIGLPVDLPMLSATSVVVLVLIGLRVTWLFGRIHRQNEMLSDRGQSLRSALAAQRVLEDDLRHLALHDVLTGLANRGLLHDRVEQAITGSTPRRPVALCVCDLDNFKGVNDSLGHDAGDELLVVVAKRLTSMVGGLATVARLGGDEFAVLMEDADQPESVTALAERILSVLRQPIRLGEEEITLSVSVGVAVAGTGSTAAQLLSEADAAMYEAKAIGKDRVAVFETAMRSRLVEKMALINYFPGSLRREQFYLDYQPQVDLATGGLEGFECLVRWRHPTLGLVSPLKFIPLAEETRFIIPLGRWILQTACERAVSWPVRTPDPLTISVNISGWQLQDPGFVDTVKEILDSTGLAARRLVVEVTETVLLTNPTGTAQVLSDLKSLGIRVAIDDFGTGYSSLSHLRQLPVDIIKIDKSFIDPLTDPEREGEAFVTTIIRLAADLDLLTTAEGIEHRSQRDALLRLGCQSGQGYLMSAPLGAAATDRYIAAHASPAPTASPPALPVGAPGGAPDVERVEVASLGRPTP, encoded by the coding sequence GTGACGAAACTGCCGATCTGGAAGCTGGTTTTCGGGCTGGGCCCGCTCGCCATCGCGGGCTACTTCTTCATTCCCGGTGTCGTGGGCAAGGACCTCGCGTATTCGGTCGTCGGAATCGCCTCCACCGTCGTGATGCTGGTCGGCCTGCGGCTGCACCGTCCCGCTGCCCTGCGCGGGTGGCACCTCGTCGTCGGCGCCAACGCCTGTTTCGTCATCGGTGACCTGGTGCAGAACTACTACGACGTGGTGCTGGCCACCGATGCCCCCGTTCCGTCGTTGGCCGACGTCGTCTATCTGGCCGGCTATCCGCTCCTTTTCGTCGGCGTCCATCTGATCTCACGGAACAGCCGTGCCGCCGGTGGCCGTGACACGTGGACGGACGCTGCCGTGGTGTGCGTGGGCGCGTTGGGTCTGACCTGGCACTTCCTGATGGGGCCGACCCTGCGGGCAGCACCGTCCGACGTGAACCCGGTGATCAGCCGCGACCATGACATCCTCGCCAAGTTGGTCACCCTCGCCTATCCGATGATGGATCTGGCCGTCCTGTGCGTGGTGGTCGGTGCCGTACTGCGGGGAACCGCGAGGCTGACGTCGGACCGCCTGCTGGTGGCCGCCGTTGGCGTCATGCTGATCTCCGACTTCGGGTACGACCTGCAGCTGCTGCACGGCGGCTACGGCCCGGCGAGTCCGGTGAATGCCGGCTTCCTGCTGAACTACGTGTTGATGGCCGCAGCGGCCACGCACCCCAGCATCGCCCTCGCCCGCACGGCCCCGGAGCAGCAGGACCCGCAGCGCTGGCGGTGGCTGCCGCTGGTCGCCGGAGCAGCCTTCGTCTCGCCCCTGATCGTGCTGATCGACAGCCTGATCGGGCTGCCGGTGGACCTGCCGATGCTCTCTGCCACCTCGGTCGTGGTGCTCGTGCTCATCGGTCTGCGGGTCACCTGGCTCTTCGGCAGGATCCACCGGCAGAACGAGATGCTCAGCGATCGGGGGCAGTCGCTGCGCTCGGCCCTGGCCGCGCAGCGGGTGCTCGAGGACGACCTCCGTCACCTCGCGCTGCACGACGTCCTCACCGGGCTGGCCAACCGCGGTCTGCTGCACGACCGGGTGGAGCAGGCCATCACCGGGTCGACGCCCAGACGTCCGGTGGCCCTGTGCGTCTGCGATCTCGACAACTTCAAAGGGGTCAACGACAGCCTCGGGCACGACGCGGGTGACGAGCTGCTGGTCGTGGTGGCCAAGCGGCTGACGTCGATGGTGGGCGGGTTGGCGACGGTGGCCCGGCTGGGGGGCGACGAGTTCGCGGTGTTGATGGAGGACGCCGACCAGCCCGAGTCCGTCACCGCCCTGGCCGAGCGGATCCTGTCGGTGCTGCGTCAACCCATCAGGCTGGGCGAGGAGGAGATCACGCTGTCGGTCAGCGTCGGGGTCGCCGTGGCCGGGACGGGGAGCACCGCCGCCCAGTTGCTGAGCGAGGCGGACGCTGCCATGTACGAGGCCAAGGCCATCGGCAAGGACCGGGTCGCCGTCTTCGAGACCGCCATGCGCTCGCGGCTGGTGGAGAAGATGGCACTCATCAACTACTTCCCCGGATCCCTCCGGCGGGAGCAGTTCTACCTGGACTACCAGCCCCAGGTGGACCTGGCCACCGGCGGTCTGGAAGGCTTCGAATGTCTGGTCCGGTGGCGGCACCCGACGCTGGGTCTGGTCAGCCCCCTGAAGTTCATCCCGCTCGCCGAGGAGACCAGGTTCATCATCCCGCTGGGCCGGTGGATCCTGCAGACCGCCTGCGAGCGGGCCGTCTCGTGGCCGGTCCGGACGCCGGATCCACTCACGATCTCGGTGAACATCTCGGGCTGGCAGTTGCAGGATCCCGGATTCGTGGACACCGTCAAGGAAATTCTGGACTCGACGGGTCTGGCCGCCCGGCGGCTGGTCGTCGAGGTCACCGAGACCGTGCTCCTGACGAATCCCACCGGTACCGCCCAGGTGCTCAGCGACCTGAAGTCGCTGGGGATCCGGGTGGCGATCGATGATTTCGGGACCGGCTACTCCTCGCTGAGCCATCTGCGGCAGCTTCCGGTCGACATCATCAAGATCGACAAGTCCTTCATCGATCCGCTCACCGATCCCGAGCGCGAGGGCGAGGCGTTCGTCACCACCATCATCCGGCTCGCCGCCGATCTCGACCTGCTCACCACGGCCGAGGGTATCGAGCACCGATCACAGCGGGATGCATTGCTACGTCTGGGGTGTCAGAGCGGGCAGGGCTACTTGATGTCCGCCCCGCTCGGGGCCGCCGCGACCGATCGCTACATCGCCGCCCACGCCTCGCCGGCCCCGACCGCGTCGCCTCCCGCGTTGCCGGTCGGCGCGCCGGGAGGTGCCCCTGACGTCGAGCGTGTCGAGGTCGCCTCGCTCGGACGCCCCACCCCGTAG
- a CDS encoding NAD(P)/FAD-dependent oxidoreductase, translating into MTAPGPASPSMDAERLAAALSSANIPTLVPVLFQLTGDERWLEAPYAPTAGRGMDDNTSGGLDEGLQAQIRAATLDAVLRSAAGRAAAVPAPRGDRLIQLASVAVGEPVPPEFEPMIADILGQEEHLDTSPVTDADRFDVVVIGAGVSGMTAAIRLRDTGARVTVLEKNADVGGTWLENAYPGAGVDTPSYLYSLSFFHHDWSTHFGKRDEVQSYLQEVADRFRLRDLIRFSTEVETADWDDETQRWTIETTAGERFRANAIVSAVGQLNRPRIPDLPGLEDFRGRVFHSARWPADLDVTGQRVVVVGTGASAMQIVPAIVDRVGQLTVFQRSPQWIAPNDDYFRPVGDDVHLLMALVPYYREWYRVRLAWTFNDKVHPSLQIDPDWPEPTRSVNAVNDGHRRFFTRYLIEQLAGRPDLQAQALPDYPPFGKRMLLDNGWFAALRRPQVALVGSAVAAVEPTGVRAASGEFTEADIIVLCTGFQARRFLYPMHIRGRSGRTLEEQWGPEDATAHLGITVPDFPNLFLLLGPNTALGHGGSIITITEFQVDYVVSLVRQMLAQDIGSLECPAPLAAEYNERVDRAHASMLWTHPGMSNWYRNSAGRVVSTLPWRIVDYRAMTRDPDVSTFLTRPSVAEREGSGVP; encoded by the coding sequence ATGACCGCTCCCGGACCAGCCTCGCCGTCGATGGACGCGGAACGGCTGGCCGCCGCCCTGTCCAGCGCGAACATCCCGACGTTGGTACCGGTGCTGTTCCAGTTGACCGGCGACGAGCGATGGCTCGAGGCTCCCTACGCACCGACCGCAGGTCGCGGGATGGACGACAACACGTCTGGCGGACTCGACGAGGGCCTCCAGGCGCAGATCCGGGCGGCCACCCTCGATGCCGTCCTGCGGTCGGCTGCGGGACGGGCCGCCGCCGTGCCGGCGCCGCGGGGCGACAGGCTGATCCAGCTGGCATCGGTGGCGGTGGGAGAGCCAGTGCCGCCGGAGTTCGAACCGATGATCGCCGACATCCTGGGCCAGGAAGAACATCTCGATACAAGCCCGGTGACAGACGCCGATCGGTTCGACGTCGTCGTCATCGGCGCGGGCGTCTCGGGCATGACGGCCGCCATCCGGCTACGCGACACCGGGGCGAGGGTGACCGTCCTGGAGAAGAACGCCGACGTCGGCGGGACCTGGCTCGAGAACGCCTACCCGGGAGCAGGTGTGGACACGCCGAGCTACCTCTATTCGCTCTCGTTCTTCCACCACGACTGGTCGACCCACTTCGGAAAGCGTGACGAGGTCCAGTCCTACCTGCAGGAGGTGGCCGACCGCTTCCGGCTGCGTGACCTGATCCGCTTCTCCACCGAGGTCGAGACCGCCGACTGGGACGACGAAACCCAACGCTGGACGATCGAAACCACAGCGGGTGAACGCTTCCGGGCGAATGCGATCGTCAGTGCGGTCGGCCAGCTCAATCGGCCGAGGATTCCGGACCTTCCGGGGCTGGAAGACTTCCGGGGCAGAGTCTTCCACTCGGCCCGGTGGCCGGCCGACCTCGACGTCACCGGCCAGCGGGTGGTCGTCGTCGGCACCGGCGCGAGCGCGATGCAGATCGTGCCGGCGATCGTCGACAGGGTCGGGCAACTCACCGTGTTCCAGCGGTCACCGCAGTGGATCGCCCCGAATGACGACTACTTCCGTCCGGTCGGTGACGACGTCCACCTCCTGATGGCCCTGGTGCCGTACTACCGCGAGTGGTATCGGGTGCGGCTCGCCTGGACCTTCAACGACAAGGTCCATCCCTCGCTGCAGATCGATCCGGACTGGCCGGAGCCGACCCGCTCGGTCAACGCCGTCAACGACGGACACCGCCGATTCTTCACGCGGTACCTGATCGAGCAGCTCGCAGGACGCCCGGACCTCCAGGCGCAGGCGCTCCCGGACTACCCGCCCTTCGGCAAACGCATGCTCCTGGACAACGGGTGGTTCGCCGCGCTCCGGCGGCCGCAGGTCGCACTGGTCGGCTCCGCCGTCGCAGCGGTGGAACCCACCGGGGTCCGGGCCGCGTCCGGCGAATTCACCGAGGCCGACATCATCGTGCTGTGCACGGGTTTCCAGGCCCGGCGCTTCCTCTACCCGATGCACATCCGAGGCCGGTCGGGCCGGACCCTCGAGGAACAGTGGGGCCCGGAGGACGCGACCGCCCACCTCGGCATCACCGTCCCGGATTTTCCCAACCTGTTCCTGCTGCTGGGTCCCAACACGGCTCTTGGCCACGGCGGCAGCATCATCACCATCACCGAGTTCCAGGTCGACTACGTCGTGTCCCTGGTACGCCAGATGCTCGCACAGGACATCGGCTCCCTCGAGTGTCCGGCCCCGCTTGCCGCCGAGTACAACGAGCGGGTCGACCGCGCGCATGCCTCCATGCTCTGGACGCATCCCGGGATGTCGAACTGGTACCGCAACAGTGCCGGTCGCGTGGTGTCGACACTGCCCTGGCGCATCGTCGACTATCGGGCCATGACCAGGGATCCTGATGTGTCGACGTTCCTGACCCGCCCGTCGGTGGCGGAGCGGGAGGGTTCGGGCGTCCCCTGA
- a CDS encoding nitroreductase family protein — MELTDAMRTTGTCRYFSDQEVPDDVLYRAFDSARFGPQGGNRQPVRWIVVRDPGLKKAMADLYLPPWKAYFEGISGGDVRVGALPKTVTAADDFAEHLAEVPAIIVLCAEVSGLHPTDTGLDRLSVVGGASIYPTMQNLCLALREQGVATAVTTLLCIEEVKIAEMLDIPKGFITAAHIAVGYPTNSFPTKLTRSPVQDIVSLDRFGAIMFDDEAVAKATAPSDLVAAG; from the coding sequence ATGGAGCTGACCGACGCCATGCGCACCACCGGGACGTGCCGCTACTTCTCCGATCAGGAGGTCCCGGACGACGTGCTGTACCGGGCGTTCGACTCCGCACGGTTCGGCCCACAGGGCGGGAACCGGCAACCGGTCCGCTGGATCGTGGTGCGGGACCCCGGACTCAAGAAGGCCATGGCCGATCTCTACCTGCCGCCGTGGAAGGCCTACTTCGAGGGCATCAGCGGAGGTGACGTCCGGGTCGGGGCGCTCCCGAAGACCGTGACCGCGGCCGACGACTTCGCCGAGCACCTGGCCGAGGTCCCGGCCATCATCGTGCTGTGCGCCGAGGTGTCCGGGCTGCACCCGACGGACACCGGCCTGGACCGTCTCAGCGTGGTCGGCGGGGCGTCGATCTACCCGACCATGCAGAATCTGTGTCTCGCGCTCCGCGAACAGGGGGTGGCGACGGCCGTCACCACCCTGCTGTGCATCGAGGAGGTCAAGATCGCCGAGATGCTCGACATCCCGAAAGGTTTCATCACGGCCGCACACATCGCGGTGGGTTACCCAACGAACTCGTTCCCGACGAAGCTGACCCGCAGCCCGGTGCAGGACATCGTGTCGCTCGATCGCTTCGGGGCGATCATGTTCGACGACGAAGCAGTGGCCAAGGCGACGGCGCCCTCGGACCTGGTCGCGGCAGGATGA
- a CDS encoding class I adenylate-forming enzyme family protein: MTRPTGLSPQHRAALGRATLGDQLRRHGANQPDKVAFVVANADGSRRSISYSDLDRMANRAARMLLGLGVSRGDRVAVLSRNRIETVATYYGALKIGAVFTGVNPLFGPAEIRQQLLHAEPGVLCTSGEFVSTVTKAAAGLQLHRVSFDGPASDETSEGDETSGGTGWSGFAELTAAVPDTDPESAVDELDVAMLVYTSGTEATPKGVLIQHRNYLISTAPAWSWGLRTGPDDVWLFVMPFHTIAGLGSMTTLTMMGATLVLPATTDPAGSLAIIRDEKVTVIAQTPTFYLALAGHPGFGAATVGSVVRCMTYGGQVSPHAVGAWAAAAPDVVWGTYWGQSELSQLGSVGWFRTLADIPDQDATWIGKPVTHLEIQVVGDDGQPAEIGELLCRSPSAMLGYYKDPERTERVFAGGWVHTGDMVRRDREGNLFFYDRVKDMVKTGGLNVSSQEVERVLHQHPDVLRAAVVGLPDEYWSEAVTAFVIAQPGTDVQAMDLIAFCREHLAAYKAPKAVHLVDEFPVDAQGKILKRELRLVAIPGREPALARKSP, translated from the coding sequence ATGACCCGGCCGACCGGGCTCTCCCCGCAGCACCGGGCGGCGCTCGGCCGGGCGACACTGGGAGATCAGCTGCGCAGGCACGGAGCCAACCAGCCGGACAAGGTCGCCTTCGTGGTTGCGAACGCCGACGGCTCGCGGCGGTCGATCAGCTACTCGGACCTGGACCGGATGGCCAATCGTGCCGCCCGGATGCTGCTGGGTCTGGGGGTCTCCCGCGGCGATCGGGTGGCTGTGCTGTCGCGCAATCGCATCGAGACGGTCGCGACCTACTACGGCGCACTCAAGATCGGCGCGGTGTTCACCGGCGTCAACCCCCTGTTCGGGCCGGCGGAGATCCGCCAGCAACTGCTGCACGCCGAACCGGGCGTTCTGTGCACGTCCGGTGAATTCGTCAGCACCGTGACGAAGGCCGCCGCCGGGCTGCAGTTGCACCGGGTGAGCTTCGACGGACCGGCATCGGACGAAACCTCCGAAGGCGACGAAACCTCCGGTGGCACAGGCTGGTCGGGATTCGCCGAGCTCACCGCCGCCGTGCCGGACACGGATCCGGAGTCGGCCGTCGACGAGCTCGACGTCGCCATGCTGGTCTACACCAGCGGCACCGAGGCGACGCCGAAGGGCGTGTTGATCCAGCATCGCAACTACCTGATCTCCACCGCGCCCGCGTGGAGCTGGGGACTTCGAACGGGGCCGGACGACGTCTGGCTGTTCGTCATGCCCTTCCACACGATCGCCGGCCTCGGATCGATGACCACCCTGACGATGATGGGCGCCACCCTCGTCCTGCCGGCCACCACCGACCCGGCGGGCTCGCTCGCGATCATCCGGGACGAGAAGGTCACCGTCATCGCCCAGACGCCGACCTTCTATCTCGCCCTGGCCGGTCACCCCGGCTTCGGGGCCGCCACCGTGGGGTCGGTGGTCAGGTGCATGACCTACGGGGGCCAGGTGTCACCACACGCGGTCGGCGCCTGGGCGGCGGCGGCTCCCGACGTCGTCTGGGGTACCTACTGGGGACAGTCGGAGCTGTCCCAGCTCGGGTCGGTCGGATGGTTCCGCACGCTGGCCGACATCCCTGACCAGGACGCCACCTGGATCGGAAAGCCGGTGACCCACCTGGAGATCCAGGTCGTCGGGGACGACGGGCAACCGGCCGAGATCGGGGAGCTGTTGTGCCGCTCCCCTTCGGCGATGCTCGGCTACTACAAGGACCCCGAGCGCACCGAACGGGTCTTCGCCGGTGGCTGGGTGCACACCGGCGACATGGTCCGGCGTGACCGGGAGGGCAACCTGTTCTTCTACGACCGGGTCAAGGACATGGTGAAGACCGGCGGCCTGAATGTGTCGTCGCAGGAGGTCGAGCGCGTACTGCACCAGCATCCCGACGTGCTGCGGGCCGCAGTCGTCGGCCTGCCGGACGAGTACTGGTCCGAGGCCGTGACGGCGTTCGTCATCGCGCAGCCCGGGACCGACGTGCAGGCAATGGATCTCATCGCCTTCTGCCGGGAACACCTGGCCGCCTACAAGGCGCCGAAGGCGGTCCACCTCGTCGACGAGTTCCCGGTCGATGCCCAGGGCAAGATCCTCAAGCGGGAACTGAGGCTGGTGGCGATCCCCGGTCGGGAGCCGGCCCTGGCCCGGAAATCCCCGTGA
- a CDS encoding TetR/AcrR family transcriptional regulator, with product MTRPDVGPEGPHVAADLGGARGSSPAARAGRVTADQIVATAARLFASDGYHEVGMREIADALGIRGASLYHHYSSKEEILYAICLTVSREPVEQQLTLLDENGTPTTRLAALVRAHLMHLVQRQVEHLVGRHEMNALSPEHRAVIDDHRRYYHRRVADTIAAGVRAGEFEVSDVRLATFALLDMLNGTSAWYHHTGAKAADEIADAYVDLAIGSLLRGRTP from the coding sequence GTGACCCGGCCCGATGTCGGTCCGGAGGGTCCGCATGTGGCGGCCGACCTCGGCGGAGCCCGGGGCTCCTCCCCGGCGGCCCGGGCCGGCCGCGTCACCGCAGACCAGATCGTGGCGACGGCTGCGCGTCTGTTCGCATCCGACGGGTACCACGAGGTGGGCATGCGGGAGATCGCCGACGCCCTGGGCATCCGCGGTGCCAGCCTCTACCACCACTACTCGTCCAAGGAGGAGATCCTCTACGCCATCTGCCTCACGGTCAGCCGCGAGCCCGTCGAGCAGCAACTCACCCTGCTCGACGAGAACGGCACGCCGACAACACGTCTGGCCGCCCTGGTCCGGGCCCACCTGATGCATCTGGTGCAGCGGCAGGTGGAGCACCTGGTGGGCCGCCACGAGATGAACGCCCTGAGCCCGGAGCACCGCGCCGTGATCGACGATCATCGGCGCTACTACCACCGCCGGGTGGCCGACACCATCGCCGCCGGAGTCCGGGCCGGTGAGTTCGAGGTGTCCGACGTCCGGCTCGCCACCTTCGCGCTCCTGGACATGCTGAACGGCACCAGCGCCTGGTACCACCACACCGGCGCCAAGGCTGCCGACGAGATTGCAGATGCCTACGTGGATCTCGCCATCGGCAGCCTGTTGCGGGGACGGACGCCCTGA